A window of the Tessaracoccus sp. MC1865 genome harbors these coding sequences:
- the sppA gene encoding signal peptide peptidase SppA, giving the protein MSLKDVLGKIVGDKPVVLELDMARGVLVAKPTNPLQAIQLINSPTISALREHLHAAADDDRVLGLIVHANPTQLQLANLEEVAGLIEEFGEKKKTMAWAESFGELVQGLGGYRLAAAAQKVWVQPTGMLSIEGVELSITLLKGLLNKVGVEPQFGQRHEYKSAANTFAADTVTEPHREMMQRIGQSIVDRVVDDVARLRGLTADTVWEAVNSSPVEPQRALTLGLIDHVGYRDEAYAHTLKEWGAEPENLLFAHRYTSRAALLKKLRPKQPKVAVVSLRGSIVTGRGVRSPMGGEQAGADVVDEHFRAALRDDEVKAVVFEVDSPGGSAVASDFIRRSVLRLREADKPVVAHMGAYAASGGYYVSMPCNEIVAQSSTLTGSIGVLAGKMVTERLYDKLGLVRETIPVGAAAGTFSSAHEFSQEDWERLDRWLDRIYLDFTTFAAADRGMAYDDLERLARGRVWTGADAKERGLVDHLGGQRLAVERACDLAGLDPEAVKISHVGDSGIFDLIKPATSSEAVAGGASLAGPEQMLVSLAGSLGIRSQGALSMPWNLRIS; this is encoded by the coding sequence ATGAGCCTCAAGGACGTGCTTGGCAAGATCGTCGGCGACAAGCCGGTGGTACTCGAACTGGACATGGCGCGGGGGGTGCTGGTCGCGAAGCCGACCAATCCGCTGCAGGCCATCCAACTGATCAACAGCCCCACCATCTCCGCCCTACGTGAACACCTCCACGCCGCCGCGGACGATGACCGCGTGCTGGGGCTGATCGTGCACGCCAACCCCACCCAACTCCAGCTCGCGAACCTCGAGGAGGTTGCGGGGCTGATCGAGGAGTTCGGGGAGAAGAAGAAGACGATGGCCTGGGCCGAGTCCTTCGGGGAGCTCGTGCAGGGCCTGGGCGGCTACCGCCTCGCCGCGGCCGCGCAGAAGGTCTGGGTGCAGCCCACCGGCATGCTCTCGATCGAGGGCGTGGAGTTGTCGATCACCCTGCTCAAGGGGCTGCTGAACAAGGTGGGCGTCGAGCCGCAGTTCGGCCAGCGCCACGAGTACAAGAGCGCCGCGAACACGTTCGCCGCAGACACGGTCACCGAACCGCACCGCGAGATGATGCAGCGCATCGGCCAGTCCATCGTCGACCGAGTGGTCGACGACGTCGCCCGGCTGCGTGGGCTGACGGCCGACACCGTGTGGGAGGCGGTGAACTCCTCGCCCGTCGAGCCACAGCGTGCCCTCACCCTCGGTCTCATCGACCACGTCGGGTACCGCGACGAGGCCTACGCCCACACGCTCAAGGAATGGGGTGCCGAGCCGGAGAACCTGCTGTTCGCCCACCGCTACACCTCGCGCGCCGCACTGCTGAAGAAGCTGCGCCCCAAGCAGCCGAAGGTCGCCGTCGTCAGCCTCCGCGGCTCCATCGTCACCGGCCGCGGCGTCCGCTCTCCGATGGGCGGCGAACAGGCCGGGGCAGACGTCGTCGACGAGCACTTCCGGGCCGCGCTGCGCGACGACGAGGTGAAGGCCGTCGTCTTCGAGGTGGACTCGCCGGGTGGCTCAGCCGTCGCCTCAGACTTCATCCGGCGCTCGGTCCTGCGCCTGCGGGAGGCCGACAAGCCGGTCGTCGCCCACATGGGCGCGTATGCGGCCTCGGGCGGCTACTACGTGTCGATGCCGTGCAATGAGATCGTGGCGCAGTCGTCCACCTTGACGGGGTCCATCGGCGTACTCGCCGGCAAGATGGTGACCGAGAGGCTGTACGACAAGCTCGGCCTGGTCCGCGAGACCATCCCGGTCGGGGCAGCGGCCGGCACGTTCTCCAGCGCGCACGAGTTCTCGCAGGAGGACTGGGAGCGACTCGACCGCTGGTTGGACCGCATCTACCTGGACTTCACCACCTTCGCGGCGGCAGACCGCGGCATGGCCTACGACGACCTCGAGCGCCTGGCGCGGGGCCGTGTCTGGACGGGCGCCGACGCGAAGGAGCGTGGCCTGGTGGACCATCTCGGTGGGCAGCGGCTCGCCGTCGAACGTGCCTGCGACCTCGCCGGCCTCGATCCGGAGGCCGTGAAGATCAGCCACGTCGGCGACTCCGGCATCTTCGACCTCATCAAGCCGGCCACCTCCTCGGAAGCCGTCGCAGGGGGAGCGAGCCTGGCAGGGCCTGAACAGATGCTCGTCTCCTTGGCCGGCAGTCTCGGCATCCGTAGTCAGGGCGCACTCAGCATGCCCTGGAACCTGCGGATCTCGTGA
- a CDS encoding rhodanese-like domain-containing protein — translation MTRAPGQPLRRTAQDLVAEANSVVPPVAIEDALPLLDDTSVLFVDIREQGELEKLGVIPGAYRAPRGMLEFWVDPASPYYRKSLDDGRRLVLYCGSAWRSALAAAALHEMGRTDVTHLDGGFSAWAEAGHPVEPLKPR, via the coding sequence ATGACGCGGGCCCCCGGACAACCGCTGCGCCGCACGGCGCAGGATCTCGTGGCCGAAGCCAACAGCGTCGTGCCACCCGTGGCGATCGAGGACGCCCTCCCCCTGCTCGACGACACCTCGGTGCTGTTCGTCGACATCCGCGAGCAGGGCGAACTGGAGAAGCTCGGCGTCATCCCCGGTGCCTACCGGGCGCCGCGCGGGATGCTCGAATTCTGGGTGGACCCGGCGTCGCCCTACTACCGTAAGTCCCTCGACGACGGGCGCAGGCTGGTCCTCTACTGCGGCTCGGCCTGGCGCTCAGCGCTGGCCGCGGCGGCGCTGCACGAGATGGGCCGCACGGACGTGACCCATCTCGACGGCGGGTTCAGCGCATGGGCAGAGGCCGGGCACCCCGTCGAACCGCTCAAGCCCAGGTGA
- the fdxA gene encoding ferredoxin, giving the protein MTYIIGLPCVDVKDRACVEECPVDCIYEGNRMLYIHPEECVDCGACEPVCPVEAIYYEDDVPEEQAEFYDVNVQFFDEIGSPGGAAKLGTIDKDHPVVEALPPQGN; this is encoded by the coding sequence GTGACGTACATCATCGGACTGCCGTGTGTTGATGTGAAGGACCGCGCCTGCGTTGAAGAGTGCCCCGTCGACTGCATCTACGAGGGCAACCGGATGCTCTACATCCACCCCGAGGAGTGTGTCGACTGTGGCGCCTGCGAACCGGTGTGCCCCGTCGAGGCCATCTACTACGAAGATGACGTGCCGGAGGAGCAGGCCGAGTTCTACGATGTCAACGTCCAGTTCTTCGACGAGATCGGCTCACCCGGTGGCGCCGCCAAGCTCGGCACCATCGACAAGGACCATCCGGTAGTTGAGGCGCTGCCGCCGCAGGGCAACTGA
- a CDS encoding phosphoribosyltransferase, with product MAYHADARDLTDKEVLTWEGFGDAQRELSSAVAASEFLPEIIIAVARGGLTLAGAMSYSLGVKLSDAINVEFYTDVNETLPDPILLAPMLDTESIAERRILVVDDVADSGRTLQLVIKLLRGFGADVRSAVLFSKPRTIVEPDYVWKATDKWIVFPWSAEPPVTEER from the coding sequence ATGGCTTATCACGCGGACGCTCGGGACCTCACTGACAAGGAAGTTCTCACCTGGGAAGGTTTCGGTGACGCCCAGCGCGAGTTGTCGTCCGCGGTGGCCGCATCGGAGTTCCTCCCCGAGATCATCATCGCCGTCGCACGGGGCGGGCTCACCCTGGCCGGTGCCATGAGCTACTCCCTGGGCGTCAAACTCTCGGATGCGATCAACGTCGAGTTCTACACCGACGTGAACGAGACGCTGCCAGACCCCATCCTGCTCGCGCCCATGCTGGACACCGAATCCATCGCTGAGCGCAGGATCCTCGTCGTCGACGACGTGGCTGACTCCGGCCGCACCCTGCAGCTCGTCATCAAGTTGCTGCGTGGCTTCGGCGCCGACGTCCGCTCGGCCGTGTTGTTCTCCAAGCCGCGTACCATTGTGGAGCCGGACTACGTCTGGAAGGCCACCGACAAGTGGATCGTGTTCCCCTGGTCGGCTGAGCCGCCTGTCACTGAGGAGCGATGA
- a CDS encoding response regulator transcription factor, which produces MLITYDTDQDIRHALEAGADGYLLKDTPRDDLVDAVRQLAAGHPVLTPRALSVLSGRGCGTSLTERELEVLREVAAGGTNREAAARLFISEATLKTHLSRVFGKLGVGDRAAAVRVAFDRGLL; this is translated from the coding sequence GTGCTGATCACCTACGACACGGACCAGGACATCCGGCATGCCCTGGAGGCCGGCGCGGACGGGTACCTCCTCAAGGACACCCCGCGCGACGACCTCGTCGACGCCGTGCGCCAACTCGCCGCGGGCCATCCGGTGCTGACACCCAGAGCCCTGAGCGTGCTGAGTGGCAGGGGCTGCGGGACGTCGTTGACGGAGCGCGAACTGGAGGTGTTGCGGGAGGTCGCGGCAGGGGGCACGAACAGGGAGGCTGCCGCGCGACTGTTCATCAGTGAGGCGACGTTGAAGACCCACCTCTCGCGGGTGTTCGGCAAACTCGGGGTGGGGGACCGCGCCGCGGCGGTGCGGGTCGCCTTCGACCGCGGCCTCCTGTAG
- a CDS encoding CBS domain-containing protein, which yields MRINEVIHNKGSSVITARADQDVRHLVDLLAEHRIGAVVITDDDDTVTGIVGERDIVQGLRRFGPDLLDRPISDVMDSDVHTCGMDDELAAVATDMTRFRARHLPVMVDGHLAAIVSIGDIVKSRIDQLQTEQEHLVKYLHG from the coding sequence ATGCGGATCAACGAAGTCATTCACAACAAGGGCAGCTCGGTCATCACCGCGCGTGCTGACCAGGACGTGCGGCACCTCGTCGACCTCCTGGCCGAACATCGCATCGGCGCGGTGGTCATCACGGACGACGACGACACGGTCACCGGCATCGTCGGCGAGCGTGACATCGTGCAGGGCCTCCGCAGATTCGGTCCGGACCTCCTCGACAGGCCCATCTCCGACGTCATGGATTCCGACGTGCACACCTGCGGCATGGACGACGAACTGGCCGCTGTGGCCACGGACATGACCAGGTTCCGCGCGCGGCACCTGCCGGTCATGGTCGACGGGCACCTCGCCGCGATCGTCTCCATCGGCGACATCGTCAAGAGCCGGATCGACCAACTGCAGACGGAACAGGAACATCTCGTCAAGTACCTGCACGGATGA
- a CDS encoding VanW family protein, giving the protein MSRASKIVIGCIIGVLILVGGAYVAAYFVAGNQVPAQAAVDGVPIGGMSPEQARAKLETEIAPKLTEPVTLSAGSVSTEIVPSEAGLGFDYEATVQAAGGGHSWNPADIYETLTGGSEVAVQRTVDEAALRSAIEAKAPEFAVEGVDATVAFDGGKIVRTPATDAQAMDVDATVETARAAFEEGKGNVAVTLVNTPAKVTDAMVDDVVKNFAEPLISGPVILTHGDVQMEIAPGSLAEAATLEVQDDEIVGTLDTATLFEQTAEARRALKLTEAQDATFTFEGGKVVVVPAVTGQELTEEAFAAAVEKAATATGEARTVPVEVETVEPEYPTAKATALGAFTVIGEFTTTYPHAAYRNNNLGQAAKSVNGTVLMPGETFSLNDTLGERTTANGYVDGYVINKGRLVKESGGGISQAATTLFNAGFFAGFKDVEHKPHSLYFDRYPAGREATVYYGSLDMRFQNNTEFPAIIQGYISPSSSSKRGSITFKIWSKPTWDKVTSTELTKSGFYTGKERTVTGDPACEPQAPIQGFTVNWERLFHKDGKVVKREPYSWKYSAGDRIICQP; this is encoded by the coding sequence GTGAGTAGAGCCAGCAAGATTGTCATCGGTTGCATCATCGGGGTACTGATCCTCGTGGGCGGCGCCTATGTGGCCGCCTATTTCGTGGCGGGCAACCAGGTGCCGGCGCAGGCCGCCGTCGACGGCGTGCCCATCGGCGGGATGTCACCCGAGCAGGCCAGGGCGAAGCTCGAGACCGAGATCGCGCCCAAGCTCACTGAACCGGTCACTCTCAGCGCGGGCAGCGTGTCGACGGAGATCGTCCCCTCGGAGGCAGGGCTGGGCTTCGACTACGAGGCCACCGTCCAGGCGGCCGGAGGCGGCCACAGCTGGAACCCGGCGGACATCTACGAGACCCTCACCGGCGGCAGCGAGGTCGCCGTGCAGCGCACCGTGGACGAGGCCGCGCTCCGCTCGGCGATCGAGGCCAAGGCGCCTGAGTTCGCCGTCGAGGGCGTCGACGCCACCGTCGCATTCGACGGGGGCAAGATCGTGCGCACTCCTGCCACGGACGCGCAGGCCATGGACGTCGACGCCACCGTGGAGACCGCCCGTGCCGCGTTCGAAGAGGGCAAGGGCAACGTGGCGGTCACCCTCGTCAACACCCCCGCGAAGGTCACCGACGCCATGGTCGACGACGTGGTGAAGAACTTCGCGGAGCCGCTCATCAGCGGACCGGTCATCCTCACCCACGGGGACGTGCAGATGGAGATCGCCCCCGGCTCGCTGGCGGAGGCCGCGACGCTCGAGGTGCAGGACGACGAGATCGTGGGCACCCTCGACACTGCGACATTGTTCGAACAGACCGCTGAGGCGCGGCGCGCGTTGAAGCTCACCGAGGCCCAGGACGCCACCTTCACGTTCGAGGGCGGCAAGGTCGTCGTCGTGCCCGCCGTCACCGGCCAGGAGCTCACGGAAGAGGCCTTCGCGGCCGCCGTCGAGAAGGCCGCCACGGCCACCGGTGAGGCCCGCACGGTGCCCGTCGAGGTGGAAACGGTCGAGCCCGAGTACCCGACGGCGAAGGCCACTGCACTCGGTGCGTTCACCGTGATCGGCGAATTCACCACCACCTACCCCCACGCCGCCTACCGCAACAACAACCTGGGACAGGCCGCCAAGAGCGTCAACGGCACCGTGCTGATGCCGGGCGAGACCTTCTCGCTCAACGACACCCTGGGCGAGCGGACGACGGCCAACGGCTACGTGGACGGCTACGTGATCAACAAGGGTCGCCTGGTCAAGGAATCCGGCGGCGGCATCTCGCAGGCCGCCACGACCCTCTTCAACGCCGGCTTCTTCGCCGGGTTCAAGGACGTCGAGCACAAGCCGCACAGCCTCTACTTCGACCGCTACCCGGCCGGCCGCGAGGCCACGGTCTACTACGGCTCCCTGGACATGCGTTTCCAGAACAACACTGAGTTCCCGGCGATCATCCAGGGCTACATCAGCCCCTCCTCGTCGTCGAAGCGCGGCTCGATCACCTTCAAGATCTGGTCCAAGCCCACCTGGGACAAGGTCACCTCCACAGAGCTGACGAAGTCCGGCTTCTACACCGGCAAGGAACGCACCGTCACGGGGGACCCGGCCTGTGAGCCGCAGGCGCCCATCCAGGGCTTCACCGTCAACTGGGAACGCCTTTTCCACAAGGACGGCAAGGTTGTCAAGAGGGAGCCCTACAGCTGGAAGTACAGCGCGGGCGATCGCATCATCTGCCAGCCCTGA
- a CDS encoding isochorismatase family protein, translating into MARALIVVDCQVDFCEGGALAVEGGNAVAEGIAELLALRHGYDYVVATRDHHIDPGAHFSPTPDFVDSWPPHCVVGTAGQQLHEALRPYPFDAVFDKGSYRAAYSGFEGTIGAHDDGVGLAQWLGEQGVTRVDVVGIATDYCVRATSLDAAREGFDTTVLSRLTAAVHPANVPAVAEEAAGERITWA; encoded by the coding sequence ATGGCACGTGCACTGATCGTCGTCGACTGCCAGGTCGACTTCTGCGAGGGCGGCGCGCTGGCCGTCGAGGGCGGCAACGCGGTGGCGGAGGGGATTGCGGAACTCCTGGCGTTGCGACACGGCTACGACTACGTCGTGGCCACCCGGGACCACCACATCGACCCCGGCGCCCATTTCTCACCCACGCCGGACTTCGTCGACTCCTGGCCCCCGCACTGCGTCGTCGGGACGGCGGGGCAGCAACTCCACGAGGCGCTGCGCCCCTATCCTTTCGACGCCGTCTTCGACAAGGGCTCGTACCGCGCCGCCTACTCCGGCTTCGAGGGCACGATCGGCGCGCACGACGACGGCGTCGGGCTGGCGCAGTGGCTCGGCGAGCAGGGCGTCACCCGCGTGGATGTGGTGGGCATCGCCACGGATTACTGCGTGCGGGCCACGTCCCTCGACGCCGCTCGCGAGGGTTTCGACACCACGGTGCTCAGCCGGCTCACGGCCGCGGTGCACCCGGCGAACGTCCCGGCGGTTGCGGAAGAGGCCGCCGGGGAACGCATCACCTGGGCTTGA
- the dapC gene encoding succinyldiaminopimelate transaminase — MGLGARLPDFPWDTLADAKRVASAHPGGLVDLSVGTPVDPAPQLAIDALTAAGDAHGYPTVWGAAETRSSIRAYLERRWASVPLVDEGILPVVGTKELVAWLPLLLGLGPSDAVVFPECAYPTYEVGALVANARPVPLDDPEGLPANARVIWINSPANPTGRILSLEELRAFVAAARRVGAVLASDECYGEFAWDAEAVSVLDPRVNDGDLTGLLAVHSVSKRSNAAGYRGGFVAGDPAVVQPLIGVRKHLGMMVPAPIQAAMAAMLGDQGHVEEQRRRYLARRAVLKPALEAAGFRIDHSEGSLYLWATRGENCRDTINWLAERGILAAPGDFYGTAAAQHVRVALTATDERILAAAERLSA, encoded by the coding sequence ATGGGCCTGGGGGCCCGGCTGCCGGATTTCCCCTGGGACACGCTGGCTGACGCGAAGCGCGTCGCCAGCGCCCACCCGGGCGGCCTCGTCGACCTGTCGGTCGGCACGCCCGTCGACCCCGCCCCGCAGCTCGCGATCGATGCCTTGACCGCGGCGGGTGACGCCCACGGCTACCCGACGGTGTGGGGCGCTGCGGAGACGCGCTCGTCCATCCGCGCCTACCTCGAGCGGCGCTGGGCCTCCGTCCCACTCGTCGACGAGGGCATCCTGCCCGTCGTCGGCACCAAGGAACTCGTCGCCTGGCTGCCCCTCCTCCTGGGGCTGGGGCCGTCAGACGCCGTCGTTTTCCCCGAATGCGCCTATCCGACGTACGAAGTGGGTGCGCTGGTAGCGAACGCCCGACCGGTGCCACTGGACGATCCTGAGGGCCTTCCGGCCAACGCGCGCGTGATCTGGATCAATTCCCCGGCCAACCCGACGGGCCGCATCCTGTCACTCGAGGAGCTCCGCGCCTTCGTCGCCGCAGCCCGCAGGGTGGGCGCCGTGCTCGCCAGCGACGAGTGCTACGGCGAGTTCGCCTGGGACGCAGAGGCCGTCTCGGTGCTCGACCCGCGGGTCAACGACGGAGACCTCACCGGCCTCCTGGCCGTCCACTCCGTCTCCAAACGCTCCAACGCAGCCGGTTACCGCGGCGGTTTCGTCGCGGGCGATCCGGCCGTGGTCCAGCCGCTCATCGGCGTGCGCAAGCACCTCGGCATGATGGTGCCGGCCCCCATCCAGGCCGCGATGGCCGCGATGCTGGGGGACCAGGGCCACGTTGAGGAACAGCGCCGGCGATACCTGGCGCGCAGGGCCGTGTTGAAGCCCGCGCTCGAGGCGGCCGGCTTCCGCATCGACCACTCCGAAGGCTCGCTGTACCTGTGGGCAACCCGCGGCGAGAACTGCCGCGACACCATCAACTGGCTGGCCGAACGCGGCATCCTCGCAGCCCCCGGAGACTTCTACGGCACCGCCGCGGCCCAGCACGTCCGCGTCGCGCTGACAGCCACGGATGAGCGGATCCTCGCTGCCGCGGAGCGTCTGAGCGCCTGA
- a CDS encoding GNAT family N-acetyltransferase has product MPTIRPAHLRDIPAITDIYNEAGVGTTASYALEPVSVADRQKWFERLTATGYPVLVMEDPDGLIIGYASYGQFRPLEGYRHTVEHSVYIRSGHRTAGAGRMLMTALIDYAQGRGVHVMLGVVDGSNEDSIAFHRRLGFEVAGRLPQVGRKFGRWLDVVFMTMIFESNEPS; this is encoded by the coding sequence ATGCCGACCATTCGCCCTGCCCATCTCCGCGACATCCCGGCTATCACCGACATCTACAACGAGGCCGGAGTGGGTACGACGGCGTCCTATGCCCTCGAGCCCGTGTCGGTCGCCGACCGCCAGAAGTGGTTCGAACGGCTCACCGCCACCGGTTACCCGGTGCTCGTCATGGAGGACCCCGACGGGCTCATCATCGGGTACGCCAGCTACGGCCAGTTCCGCCCCCTGGAGGGCTACCGCCACACGGTCGAGCACAGCGTCTACATCCGGTCCGGGCACCGGACGGCGGGGGCGGGTCGCATGTTGATGACGGCACTCATCGACTACGCGCAGGGCCGCGGCGTGCACGTCATGCTGGGCGTCGTGGACGGCTCGAACGAGGATTCGATCGCGTTCCACCGCAGGCTGGGCTTCGAGGTGGCCGGGCGGCTCCCGCAGGTGGGCCGCAAGTTCGGCCGTTGGCTCGACGTGGTGTTCATGACGATGATCTTCGAGAGCAACGAGCCGAGCTGA
- the tkt gene encoding transketolase, protein MTLEWTEKDARAVDTARILAVDAVEKVGNGHPGTPVSLAPAAYLLYQKVMNSDPTDHLWLGRDRFILSAGHASLTQYTQLYLAGMDMELDDIAALRTWGAKTPGHPEYMHTKFVECTTGPLGAGISNAVGMAMAARRERGLFDPDAPEGESVFDRMIYTIAGDGCLQEGVASEASSLAATQNLGNLVLIYDDNRITIEGQTDIAFTEDVSARYAAYGWHVQHVDWTNGGTEYTEDLQALYDAIEAAKAVTDKPSFIKLTTVIGWPMPTKQGMAAVHGSKIGGEEIKALKDVLGFEHEPFAVDLEAVKHARENAAARGKAAREAWDAKFEAWKQANPERNALLERVSARKLPEDFSLPVFEEGKKSTRAASGEVLAALADQLPELWGGSADLAGSNNTTMKGEPSFLPKERATKEWAGNQYGRTLHFGIREHAMGGIVNGINLSGLTRAYGGTFLVFSDYMRPAVRLAAIMNLPSVFVWTHDSVGVGEDGPTHQPIEHLAALRAIPKLDVVRPADANETSVAWGELLRRTDRPAGLILSRQDLRTVARGDKYASAEGVANGAYVLSEASAEPKLILIATGSEVAVALDAQDLLEADGVPTRVVSMPCQEWFEEQSDEYKESVLPAAVTARVSVEAGIEMGWGKYVGAKGASVSIEHYGASASGAKCFEEFGFTAENVAATAKGIL, encoded by the coding sequence GTGACTCTTGAGTGGACCGAGAAGGATGCCCGCGCTGTCGATACGGCCCGCATCCTCGCCGTCGACGCCGTCGAGAAGGTCGGCAACGGCCACCCCGGGACGCCAGTGTCCCTCGCCCCTGCTGCCTACCTGCTGTACCAGAAGGTGATGAACAGCGACCCCACGGATCACCTGTGGCTGGGCCGTGACCGCTTCATCCTGTCGGCCGGCCACGCGTCGCTGACCCAGTACACGCAGCTGTACCTGGCCGGCATGGACATGGAGCTCGACGACATCGCCGCTCTGCGCACCTGGGGTGCCAAGACGCCGGGCCACCCGGAGTACATGCACACCAAGTTCGTGGAGTGCACCACGGGCCCCTTGGGCGCCGGCATCTCCAACGCCGTCGGCATGGCCATGGCCGCCCGCCGCGAGCGTGGCCTGTTCGACCCGGACGCCCCTGAGGGCGAATCGGTGTTCGACCGCATGATCTACACGATCGCGGGTGACGGCTGCCTCCAGGAGGGCGTCGCGTCCGAGGCCTCGTCGCTGGCCGCCACCCAGAACCTGGGCAACCTCGTCCTGATCTACGACGACAACCGCATCACCATCGAAGGCCAGACGGACATCGCCTTCACCGAGGACGTCAGCGCCCGCTACGCGGCCTACGGCTGGCACGTCCAGCACGTCGACTGGACCAACGGGGGCACCGAGTACACCGAAGACCTCCAGGCGCTGTACGACGCCATCGAGGCCGCCAAGGCGGTCACGGACAAGCCGTCGTTCATCAAGCTGACCACCGTCATCGGCTGGCCGATGCCCACCAAGCAGGGCATGGCAGCAGTGCATGGTTCGAAGATCGGTGGCGAGGAGATCAAGGCACTCAAGGACGTGCTCGGTTTCGAGCACGAGCCGTTCGCCGTCGACCTCGAGGCCGTCAAGCACGCCCGTGAGAACGCGGCTGCACGCGGCAAGGCCGCCCGCGAGGCATGGGACGCAAAGTTCGAGGCCTGGAAGCAGGCCAACCCGGAGCGCAACGCTCTGCTGGAGCGGGTGTCGGCACGCAAGCTGCCCGAGGACTTCTCCCTGCCGGTCTTCGAGGAGGGCAAGAAGTCCACGCGCGCCGCCTCCGGTGAGGTGCTCGCCGCGTTGGCAGACCAGTTGCCGGAGCTGTGGGGCGGTTCCGCCGATCTGGCCGGCTCCAACAACACCACCATGAAGGGCGAGCCCTCGTTCCTGCCCAAGGAGCGCGCCACCAAGGAGTGGGCCGGCAACCAGTACGGCCGCACCCTGCACTTCGGCATCCGCGAGCACGCCATGGGCGGCATCGTCAACGGCATCAACCTTTCGGGCCTCACGCGGGCCTACGGGGGCACGTTCCTGGTCTTCTCGGATTACATGCGCCCCGCAGTCAGGCTGGCAGCCATCATGAACCTGCCTTCGGTGTTCGTCTGGACGCATGACTCCGTCGGCGTGGGCGAGGACGGCCCCACCCACCAGCCCATCGAGCACCTCGCCGCGCTGCGCGCCATCCCGAAGCTTGACGTCGTGCGCCCCGCAGACGCGAACGAGACCTCCGTCGCCTGGGGCGAGCTGCTGCGTCGTACGGACCGTCCGGCCGGGCTCATCCTGTCGCGTCAGGACCTGCGTACCGTCGCCCGCGGTGACAAGTACGCCTCCGCAGAGGGTGTCGCCAACGGTGCCTACGTGCTGAGCGAGGCCTCCGCAGAGCCGAAGCTGATCCTCATCGCCACCGGCTCCGAGGTCGCCGTGGCGCTCGATGCGCAGGACCTCCTCGAGGCCGACGGCGTGCCCACCCGGGTCGTGTCGATGCCGTGCCAGGAATGGTTCGAGGAGCAGTCCGACGAGTACAAGGAATCGGTGCTGCCCGCGGCGGTCACCGCACGCGTGAGCGTCGAGGCCGGCATCGAGATGGGCTGGGGCAAGTACGTCGGCGCCAAGGGCGCCTCGGTGAGCATCGAGCATTACGGCGCCTCGGCGTCGGGTGCCAAGTGCTTCGAGGAGTTCGGCTTCACCGCCGAGAACGTGGCCGCCACCGCCAAGGGCATCCTCTGA
- the cysE gene encoding serine O-acetyltransferase, giving the protein MDPARLVPDDQIWDAIKRECREAADSEPLLAGFLHATILSQPDVEESLAYILASKLDSPTLPALGLRDIFHDVLHEQECIQEAIRADLQAVVTRDPACPGYANPLLYFKGFQSIQAYRVAHFYWTHDRKPLALYLQSRISEAFAVDIHPGARIGKSIMFDHATSVVIGETAVVEDDFSMLHEVTLGGSGKEGGDRHPKIGRGVMIGAGAKVLGNIRVGECAKIGAGSVVLKDVEPHTTVAGVPAKVVNVPPASLPAFDMIQTLGNGNGKGNGNGDGDAKPSDTGEVRE; this is encoded by the coding sequence ATGGATCCCGCCCGCCTCGTGCCCGATGACCAGATCTGGGACGCGATCAAGCGCGAATGCCGCGAGGCTGCGGACAGCGAGCCGCTGCTGGCCGGGTTCCTGCACGCCACCATCCTCAGCCAGCCTGACGTCGAGGAGTCGCTGGCCTACATCCTGGCCAGCAAGCTCGACAGCCCCACCCTGCCGGCGCTGGGCCTGCGCGACATCTTCCACGACGTGCTGCACGAACAGGAATGCATCCAGGAGGCCATCCGGGCGGACCTGCAGGCCGTCGTGACGCGGGACCCGGCCTGCCCCGGCTACGCGAACCCGCTGCTGTACTTCAAGGGCTTCCAGTCCATCCAGGCCTACCGCGTGGCCCACTTCTACTGGACGCATGACCGCAAGCCCCTGGCGCTGTACCTCCAGAGCCGCATCTCCGAGGCGTTCGCCGTCGACATCCACCCCGGCGCCCGGATCGGCAAGTCGATCATGTTCGACCACGCCACGTCGGTCGTTATCGGCGAGACCGCCGTCGTGGAGGACGACTTCTCCATGCTGCACGAGGTGACTTTGGGCGGGTCCGGCAAGGAGGGTGGCGACCGCCACCCCAAGATCGGCCGCGGCGTGATGATCGGCGCCGGCGCGAAGGTGCTGGGCAACATCCGGGTGGGGGAGTGCGCCAAGATCGGTGCCGGTTCCGTGGTGCTGAAGGACGTCGAACCACACACCACCGTCGCCGGTGTGCCCGCGAAGGTGGTCAACGTGCCGCCGGCCTCGCTCCCCGCGTTCGACATGATCCAAACCCTGGGCAACGGCAACGGCAAGGGGAACGGCAACGGCGATGGCGACGCAAAGCCCTCGGACACCGGGGAAGTCCGCGAATAA